One genomic window of Camelina sativa cultivar DH55 chromosome 5, Cs, whole genome shotgun sequence includes the following:
- the LOC104786763 gene encoding tropinone reductase homolog At2g29360-like isoform X3 has translation MMYKPKMYICAINREAVVEELAMLGARIHTCARDETQLQESLRKWQAKGFQVTTSVCDVSSREQREKLMETVSSVFQGKLNILVNNVGACIVKPTLKYTEEDFSVTMATNLESAFHLSQLAHPLLKASGSGSIVLISSVSGVVHVNGASIYGVSKGAMNQLGRNLACEWASDSIRVNSVCPWFIATPLVNDVLSNDEFRNEVESRAPMGRVGEANEVSSLVAFLCLPAASYITGQTISVDGGFTINGFSYKPQILRRRLLFPFTFIIKLFFFFFDRFIIKCFI, from the exons ATGATGTATAAACCAAAAATGTATATCTGTGCTATAAATAGAGAAGCTGTGGTAGAGGAACTAGCTATGCTGGGAGCAAGAATCCACACATGTGCCAGAGACGAAACTCAGCTTCAAGAAAGCTTACGTAAATGGCAAGCAAAAGGGTTTCAGGTTACCACATCTGTCTGCGACGTTTCTTCTCGTGAGCAACGAGAGAAACTCATGGAAACTGTTTCTTCTGTTTTCCAGGGAAAGCTCAACATCCTC GTAAACAATGTGGGAGCGTGTATAGTCAAGCCGACGTTAAAGTACACAGAGGAAGATTTCTCAGTTACAATGGCTACGAATCTCGAGTCAGCTTTTCATCTCTCACAACTCGCGCACCCTTTGTTGAAAGCCTCTGGTTCAGGGAGCATCGTACTCATATCCTCAGTATCTGGAGTTGTGCATGTGAATGGTGCATCCATCTACGGAGTTAGTAAAG GAGCTATGAATCAGCTAGGAAGAAACTTAGCATGCGAGTGGGCAAGTGACAGCATAAGGGTTAACTCTGTGTGTCCATGGTTCATAGCAACTCCTTTAGTTAATGAT GTTCTCAGTAATGATGAGTTCAGAAATGAAGTGGAGAGTAGGGCACCAATGGGACGTGTTGGGGAAGCAAATGAAGTCTCATCGCTTGTGGCATTTCTATGTCTTCCTGCAGCTTCTTATATAACAGGTCAAACCATTTCTGTTGATGGAGGTTTCACTATTAATGGCTTCTCTTACAAGCCTCAAATCTTAAGGCGGCGTCTATTGTTTCCGTTTACGTTTATTATcaaattgttcttttttttttttgacaggtttattatcaaatgttttatataa
- the LOC104789220 gene encoding uncharacterized protein LOC104789220: protein MAYDDFLGMVYEDFGLERKSVELQLSYKLSRKKAADSLPEDTPPVFVCNGRQLEGFIRQCKAEAVRRMCVQIEGKGLKEDLMEVKEESRPNLYVVQCWVSGCKWRMRASTIASVVPVHVAEALNLRYGLKVDYWKGHRTLKRARELVRGSYENGYAELPAYLYRIRRSNPGTMTRLKVDENDRFKSVFIAFGASIDGFKFMRKVIVVDGTFLKGKYLGTLLLAKTQDGNYNIFPLAFAIVDTENDESWDWFFTQLSCVIPDDEGIVIISDSHKSIGKAVDINYPLANRGICTYHLHKNIMLRFRGSETFGLVKKAATAYRLSDFNVLLGQIEEMNPELYAYLQRADVSKWSRVHFPGDRYNITTTNIAESLNKVLRPARSFPIAQLLDEIRSMLTRWFARRRVEAAQMSTVLTNGVEKLLQERVRRASFLQVQEIDSYHYEVRSGTSVNVVNLSQRRCSCRVFDVDNIPCIHAIAAAEKANVSRISKCDPYFRVDYLRPGIMRSL, encoded by the exons ATGGCGTACGATGATTTTCTTGGAATGGTGTATGAGGATTTTGGTTTGGAAAGAAAGAGTGTTGAATTGCAACTATCATATAAACTTTCAAGGAAGAAGGCGGCAGATTCGTTGCCAGAAGACACTCCACCGGTGTTTGTTTGTAATGGGCGACAGTTGGAAGGATTTATACGACAGTGCAAAGCAGAAGCTGTGCGACGGATGTGTGTTCAGATCGAAGGAAAAGGGCTAAAAGAAGATCTTATGGAAGTAAAGGAG GAGTCAAGGCCTAATTTGTATGTTGTGCAATGTTGGGTTTCCGGTTGTAAATGGAGGATGCGAGCTTCTACCATTG CTAGTGTAGTGCCAGTTCATGTGGCAGAGGCGTTAAATCTTCGTTATGGACTTAAG GTTGACTATTGGAAAGGGCATCGTACACTTAAGCGCGCCAGAGAATTAGTGAGGGGAAGCTATGAAAATGGATATGCAGAATTACCAGCTTATTTATATAGGATTAGGAGATCAAATCCGGGGACAATGACTAGGTTAAAAGTGGATGAAAATGATAGGTTCAAATCTGTTTTCATTGCCTTTGGTGCAAGCATAGATGGGTTTAAGTTTATGCGTAAAGTCATAGTTGTTGATGGAACATTTTTGAAGGGGAAATATTTGGGAACGTTATTATTAGCGAAAACCCAAGATGGCAACTATAACATTTTTCCATTAGCTTTTGCCATTGTAGATACTGAGAACGATGAGTCTTGGGACTGGTTTTTTACACAACTATCTTGTGTAATTCCTGATGATGAGGGAATTGTCATTATATCGGATAGTCATAAATCAATTGGGAAAGCGGTAGACATAAATTATCCACTAGCAAACCGAGGGATTTGCACCTACCATCTCCACAAAAATATAATGCTTAGATTCAGAGGTAGTGAAACGTTTGGGTTGGTGAAAAAGGCAGCAACTGCGTATAGGCTATCCGATTTCAATGTTTTATTAGGACAGATAGAAGAAATGAATCCAGAACTATATGCCTATTTGCAGCGTGCTGATGTGAGTAAGTGGTCCCGAGTTCACTTCCCTGGTGATAGATATAACATTACAACGACGAACATTGCAGAATCCCTGAATAAAGTCTTAAGACCAGCAAGATCGTTTCCTATTGCTCAACTGCTAGACGAGATACGGTCGATGTTGACAAGATGGTTTGCAAGACGCCGAGTAGAAGCTGCCCAAATGAGTACAGTTCTTACTAATGGAGTTGAGAAGCTATTACAG GAACGGGTTAGACGGGCAAGTTTTTTACAAGTTCAAGAGATAGATTCTTATCACTACGAAGTTAGAAGTGGGACGTCCGTAAATGTTGTCAATCTTTCACAAAGGAGATGTTCTTGTAGAGTGTTCGATGTCGACAATATACCTTGCATACACGCGATCGCAGCGGCAGAAAAAGCAAATGTTTCAAGGATTTCCAAGTGTGATCCTTACTTCCGCGTTGATTACCTACGGCCTGGAATTATGCGAAGTCTTTAA
- the LOC104786763 gene encoding tropinone reductase homolog At2g29360-like isoform X1 has protein sequence MERSFVHNQKMAKTGESLRENPRWSLGGMTALVTGGSKGIGLMMYKPKMYICAINREAVVEELAMLGARIHTCARDETQLQESLRKWQAKGFQVTTSVCDVSSREQREKLMETVSSVFQGKLNILVNNVGACIVKPTLKYTEEDFSVTMATNLESAFHLSQLAHPLLKASGSGSIVLISSVSGVVHVNGASIYGVSKGAMNQLGRNLACEWASDSIRVNSVCPWFIATPLVNDVLSNDEFRNEVESRAPMGRVGEANEVSSLVAFLCLPAASYITGQTISVDGGFTINGFSYKPQILRRRLLFPFTFIIKLFFFFFDRFIIKCFI, from the exons ATGGAAAGATCTTTTGTTCATAATCAGAAAATGGCTAAAACAGGGGAAAGCTTGAGAGAGAATCCTAGATGGAGTCTTGGAGGCATGACCGCTCTTGTAACAGGTGGCTCCAAAGGCATCGG GTTGATGATGTATAAACCAAAAATGTATATCTGTGCTATAAATAGAGAAGCTGTGGTAGAGGAACTAGCTATGCTGGGAGCAAGAATCCACACATGTGCCAGAGACGAAACTCAGCTTCAAGAAAGCTTACGTAAATGGCAAGCAAAAGGGTTTCAGGTTACCACATCTGTCTGCGACGTTTCTTCTCGTGAGCAACGAGAGAAACTCATGGAAACTGTTTCTTCTGTTTTCCAGGGAAAGCTCAACATCCTC GTAAACAATGTGGGAGCGTGTATAGTCAAGCCGACGTTAAAGTACACAGAGGAAGATTTCTCAGTTACAATGGCTACGAATCTCGAGTCAGCTTTTCATCTCTCACAACTCGCGCACCCTTTGTTGAAAGCCTCTGGTTCAGGGAGCATCGTACTCATATCCTCAGTATCTGGAGTTGTGCATGTGAATGGTGCATCCATCTACGGAGTTAGTAAAG GAGCTATGAATCAGCTAGGAAGAAACTTAGCATGCGAGTGGGCAAGTGACAGCATAAGGGTTAACTCTGTGTGTCCATGGTTCATAGCAACTCCTTTAGTTAATGAT GTTCTCAGTAATGATGAGTTCAGAAATGAAGTGGAGAGTAGGGCACCAATGGGACGTGTTGGGGAAGCAAATGAAGTCTCATCGCTTGTGGCATTTCTATGTCTTCCTGCAGCTTCTTATATAACAGGTCAAACCATTTCTGTTGATGGAGGTTTCACTATTAATGGCTTCTCTTACAAGCCTCAAATCTTAAGGCGGCGTCTATTGTTTCCGTTTACGTTTATTATcaaattgttcttttttttttttgacaggtttattatcaaatgttttatataa
- the LOC104786763 gene encoding tropinone reductase homolog At2g29360-like isoform X2, protein MERSFVHNQKMAKTGESLRENPRWSLGGMTALVTGGSKGIGEAVVEELAMLGARIHTCARDETQLQESLRKWQAKGFQVTTSVCDVSSREQREKLMETVSSVFQGKLNILVNNVGACIVKPTLKYTEEDFSVTMATNLESAFHLSQLAHPLLKASGSGSIVLISSVSGVVHVNGASIYGVSKGAMNQLGRNLACEWASDSIRVNSVCPWFIATPLVNDVLSNDEFRNEVESRAPMGRVGEANEVSSLVAFLCLPAASYITGQTISVDGGFTINGFSYKPQILRRRLLFPFTFIIKLFFFFFDRFIIKCFI, encoded by the exons ATGGAAAGATCTTTTGTTCATAATCAGAAAATGGCTAAAACAGGGGAAAGCTTGAGAGAGAATCCTAGATGGAGTCTTGGAGGCATGACCGCTCTTGTAACAGGTGGCTCCAAAGGCATCGG AGAAGCTGTGGTAGAGGAACTAGCTATGCTGGGAGCAAGAATCCACACATGTGCCAGAGACGAAACTCAGCTTCAAGAAAGCTTACGTAAATGGCAAGCAAAAGGGTTTCAGGTTACCACATCTGTCTGCGACGTTTCTTCTCGTGAGCAACGAGAGAAACTCATGGAAACTGTTTCTTCTGTTTTCCAGGGAAAGCTCAACATCCTC GTAAACAATGTGGGAGCGTGTATAGTCAAGCCGACGTTAAAGTACACAGAGGAAGATTTCTCAGTTACAATGGCTACGAATCTCGAGTCAGCTTTTCATCTCTCACAACTCGCGCACCCTTTGTTGAAAGCCTCTGGTTCAGGGAGCATCGTACTCATATCCTCAGTATCTGGAGTTGTGCATGTGAATGGTGCATCCATCTACGGAGTTAGTAAAG GAGCTATGAATCAGCTAGGAAGAAACTTAGCATGCGAGTGGGCAAGTGACAGCATAAGGGTTAACTCTGTGTGTCCATGGTTCATAGCAACTCCTTTAGTTAATGAT GTTCTCAGTAATGATGAGTTCAGAAATGAAGTGGAGAGTAGGGCACCAATGGGACGTGTTGGGGAAGCAAATGAAGTCTCATCGCTTGTGGCATTTCTATGTCTTCCTGCAGCTTCTTATATAACAGGTCAAACCATTTCTGTTGATGGAGGTTTCACTATTAATGGCTTCTCTTACAAGCCTCAAATCTTAAGGCGGCGTCTATTGTTTCCGTTTACGTTTATTATcaaattgttcttttttttttttgacaggtttattatcaaatgttttatataa